One Rhizoctonia solani chromosome 2, complete sequence DNA segment encodes these proteins:
- a CDS encoding Transposon Tf2-1 polyprotein, translating to MSTQPSTYVHADPNALSVPTNIQEIPAWAQEIKNLLLAMNQNLSLVIGQAAAHHTDIGTTQATLNNHDSSITNLDALIVKLGADIAKIGTAAASGSSLALATKAPKLAMPDKFDGSDKNKAISFRVAVSHYLRISYPGSTVDEQIAFIISCLDGKAHEWLEPYLEEDVVKGNPVSWLHNLDAFWLQFNACWNVQNRTENFRAKLRTLKQTKGVQDYYKDFQTYSQGLGYNDPSLRDMFYDGLSHKIKETLMVQDYDHADASVTLATLAEKALKVDQRLEQFAAQHKGSSSSSNQSGSKSSTSTSAAAQGAPRDKLSVGEQVYAIVDGKAKKGVLQKIGQNAKGIAVPIVKWNDGTTMDVTFKTIKKDNHPVTATSTPAPKASSSSSLRNSGPSPMDLDSASSKGKKPIICATCGGRGHYANQCPSKSYSGHEAHISEDELENGDL from the coding sequence ATGTCTACCCAACCTTCCACCTATGTGCATGCTGACCCCAATGCGCTGTCAgtccccaccaatatccaggagatacctgcgtgggcccaggagatcaaaaacctcctcctggctatgaaCCAAAATCTATCCTTGGTCATAGGACAAGCGGCTGCCCACCATACAGACATCGGCACCACTCAGGCTACCCTCAACAACCATGATAGTAGCATCACcaaccttgacgccctcattgttaaactaggggctgatattgccaaaattggcaccgctgctgcttctggttcctcccttgccttggctaccaaggctccTAAACTTGCAATgccagacaaatttgatggGTCAGACAAAAATAAGGCAATCTCTTTCAGAGTTGCTGTTTCTCATTATCTGAGGATCtcatatcctggctcaacGGTGGATGAGCAAATTGCCTTCATTATctcctgcctggatggcaaggcccatgagtggcttgagccctaccTGGAAGAGGACGTTGTTAAAGGGAACCCTgtttcttggctccacaatctggatgccttctggctgcaattcaatgcatgctggaatgtccaaaataggacaGAGAACTTCCGCGCCAAGTTGCGCACcctcaaacaaaccaagggagtccaagattattacaaggacttccagacctattctcaaggtcttggttaCAACGACCCCTCTCTCAGGGAtatgttctatgatggcttatcccacaaaattaaggaaactctcatggttcaagattatgaccatgcagatgcctctgtaactcttgcaactcttgcagagaaggcccttaaagtGGATCAACGCCTAGAGCAGTTTGCAGCCCAGCACAAgggttcctcctcctcttcaaaccaatctggaagcaaatccagcacctctacgtcagcagcagcccagggagcgcccagggataaactgtctgttggggaacaggtgtatgcaattgtggatggaaaggccAAGAAGGGGGTCCTCCAAAAAATTGGCCAGAATGCCAAAGGGATTGCAGTTCCAATTGTTaagtggaatgatggcaccaccatggacgttaccttcaaaactatcaagaaggataaccacccagtcactgccacctccactcctgctcccaaggcttcctcctcctcctccttgcgcAATTCTGGTCCTTCCCCTAtggacttagactctgcctcttcaaaaggcaaaaaacccattatatgcgcaacatgtggAGGAAGGGGACACTACGCCAATCAATGCCCCTCCaaatcctactctggccatgaggcccatatctctgaggatgagttggaaaatggggacctctga
- a CDS encoding Transposon Tf2-7 polyprotein — protein sequence MSWLKLHNPTIDWPNKRITFNSQYCNNTCLSVSNSILGNVGGTSNHLEGIPEDLGGVEVIEPLEGIPRETGGTVDSPLESIPVELRNFAEVFSEDMKVMELPPHRPFDLGIDLIDPDKPVKAMVYPLKASDDEELRKLLKEQLDKGLICPSKSKYGSPVHFVNKKNGKRRMVVDYRSLNANTVKNAYPLPLIQSLIEKLRGAKYFSTIDLRSGYNLVRIKEGDEWKTAFKTKYGLFEYLVMPFGLCNAPAAFQHFMNEIFRDILDVYVVVYLDNILIFSESRELHTKHLQEVLKRPQDNACYCNLEKCNFYASEVDYLGVIANGEGVKADPKKITQAVDWATPRSVKGVQEFLGFINFYRRFIHNFSKLAQPLYQLLQKNIPWEWGERQEVSFKALKQALIESPVLIQPNPYKEFFLECDASDFATGAALNQKGSDDKLHPVAFLSKSLAPAERNYDIFDKELLAVVRALKEWRHLLEGTVIPVKILTDHKNLEYFQTKRDLNQRQLRWMGFLADYNYRIVYRPGAQNRKADILSCREDHNPELFIAAIQTDSDLNDLIRDALHDDKAVYKILKSLEEDIPVKGWKLDNGLLYYHDRIYVPNEPEIRKAILESRHDNPSTGHPGQFRTLDLLSRDYYWSGMKQSVTKYVQACDSCIRSKHSNRAPEGLLQNIDLPNKPWEEITYELIVGLPTSEGYDAILTVVDQLSKMVHFIPTHSDATAVDVANLFVSFVWKQVYKRLGIEPHFSTAYRPQVDGQSERLNQFVEIYLRHYINYRQTDWVASLPLAEFAYNNGKHSGSKHSPFYMCYGYNPDFTVGNTKESHVPQANNLADFLKEIQTEAKAALEIAARQNAQYYDLNRREATKLEVGDKVYLSSANIKTSRPSHKLEHKQLGPYKVLEKIGRNSYKLDLPKSMKVHPVFNIALLHKKPVDKYDRDPVPLPPVVTADGEEEYTVERILDSKKVGQQVKYLVKWKGYGPEDNTWEPKAHLANAPEKLAKFHREHPEAAGP from the exons atgtcctggctcaagttacacaaccctactatagactggcctaataagcgtattacttttaattctcaatattgtaacaacacttgtctttctgtttccaattctatcctgggaaatgttggtgggacttctaaccaccttgaaggcataccagaagacttaggaggtgttgaggtaattgaacctcttgaaggcatccctagggaaactggaggtactgtggattctccacttgaaagtatcccagtagaactgcgcaattttgcagaggtattttctgaggacatgaaggtgaTGGAACTGCCGCCGCaccgtccttttgatttagggattgatttaatcgatcctgataaacctgttaaggctatggtataccccttgaaggcatctgatgatgaggaacttagaaaactccttaaagaacaattggacaaaggattgatttgcccatccaagtccaaatatggttccccagttcactttgtcaacaagaaaaatgggaaaaggcgtatggttgtggattatagatccctaaatgcaaatacagtcaagaatgcgtaccctctacctctaatacaatctctcattgagaaactaaggggcgcaaaatacttttccaccattgacctgagatctggatataacttggtccggataaaggaaggtgatgaatggaagactgcatttaaaaccaaatatggcctgtttgaatacctagtcatgccctttgggttatgcaacgctcctgctgcatttcagcacttcatgaatgagatatttagggacatattggacgtctatgtagtagtatatctagacaacatcctaatattctcagaaagcagggaattacacacaaaacatctccaagaggtactgaaaaggccgcaagacaatgcatgctactgtaacctggagaagtgtaatttctatgcgtctgaagtagattaccttggtgtcattgccaatggtgaaggagtgaaagcagatcccaagaaaatcactcaagcggttgattgggcaacaccgcgctctgtcaaaggggttcaagagtttttgggctttataaatttctatagacgcttcatacataacttctcaaaattggcacaacccttataccaactactccaaaagaatataccttgggagtggggtgaacgccaagaagtgtcttttaaagcgcttaaacaggctctaattgaatcccctgtCTTAATCCAACCcaatccatacaaggagtttttccttgagtgtgacgcctctgattttgcaacgggcgctgcccttaatcaaaagggcagtgatgataaattacacccggttgcattcctatcaaaatccctagcacctgctgaaagaaactatgatatctttgataaagagttactagcagtagtaagggctttaaaggaatggcgtcacctgctggaaggaacagtaatccctgtcaaaatactgacagaccataaaaatctggagtacttccagacaaaaagggacctgaaccaaaggcagttaaggtggatgggatttttggcagattacaactataggattgtgtataggccgggcgcacagaatagaaaagcagatattctctcttgccgtgaagaccacaa cccagagctttttattgcagctattcaaacagatagtgaccttaatgatctaataagggacgctctgcatgatgataaagctgtatacaaaatcctcaaatccttggaagaggacaTACCTGTTAAAGGATGGAAACTTGATAATGGCTTACTCTACTATCATGACCGGATTTATGTCCCtaatgagccagaaatcaggaaagccatcttagaaagcaggcatgataacccttccactgggcacccaggacagttcagaaccctagacctcctttcaagggattactactggtcagggatgaaacaatctgtaacaaaatatgtccaagcatgcgattcatgcatacgtagCAAACACTCCAACCgggctcctgaaggtctccttcaaaacatagatttacccaataagccctgggaggaaataacgtatgagttgattgtaggactccccacctcagaaggatatgatgcaatattaacagtagtggaccaattatccaaaatggttcactttataccaacgcactctgatgctactgctgttgatgttgcaaacctctttgtatcctttgtgtggaa ACAAGTCTACAAGCGGttggggatagaaccacatttctccactgcatacagaccacaagttgatggacaaagtgaacgcttaaaccagtttgtggaaatTTACCTACGCCACTACATCAACtatagacaaacagactgggttgcatcactaccacttgcagaatttgcatacaataatgggaaacactcaggctccaaacactctcccttctacatgtgctatggttataatccagacttcacagttggaaacaccaaggaaagccatgtgccccaagccaacaacctagcagacttcctgaaagaaatccaaactgaagcaaaagctgctttagaaattgctgcaagacaaaatgcgcaatactatgatttaaacagaagggaagcaaccaagctggaagttGGTGATAAAGTTTATTTGAGTAGtgccaacatcaaaacttcaaggccttcccatAAGCTAGAACATAAGCAATTGGGGCCCTAcaaggtcttggagaaaattggcaggaactcttataaactggatctccctaaatccatgaaagtccatcctgtcttcaacattgccctATTACACAAAAAGCCAGTAGACAAGTATGACCGTGATCCAGTCCCACTCcccccagttgtcacagctgatggagaagaggaatatactgttgaaaggatcctagactccaagaaagtgggtcaacaagtcaaatacttggttaaatggaaagggtatggaccagaggataacacatgggagcccaaggcccacttagccaatgcccctgaaaaattggctaagtttcaccgtgaacatccagaggcagctggaccttaa